AGTTCACTGGATGTTGACATGGGAATGCTTTCAATATCTTGAAAAACATCGAATCCCAGTGCACCTCAAAGTATGGTGTGAGTTATGTCCAGAGCAAatctccaccaccaccccctccccAAACGTCCTCCGCTACCAGACCAGACCTGGCCAGGCAACCAAACATCTGCCCATTCTGGTGTCAATCTGGGTGTGAGCTCCCTCTGCAGGGTTGGAGTATGCGATGCGGGTGATGTTTCTGCAGAGCTGCCCCGGCTGTGTGAGGGCGAGTAATCGTCGCTCTGTCCAGAAGCTTGGACGTCTGACGACTTTGAAAATGCTTGTTGCCAGACTGTACACTAGATAAGTCCATCTCTGcactgaaagacagagaacTTTTCTTTAGTACCACTTTATACGACCAGTTAAGTTGCACAGTGCTAACAAACAATTTGAGTTTCATGTTACTgtcttgttttttaaatatcattGGCTCAAAGttcaattcattattttttctgaAATGCAGAGCAAGCTGTTAAGAGCAAAAATAGAGTAAAGTCTACTGTATGAATGCATGCATATATAAGTAACTTAATGCCATACCATGAATCCATGAGCCTTTCACTGGGGGCACTTGAAGCGGGTGGGCGGGGTATGTGTGCTGCCGGGGGCAACAGAGGCACATCAGTCCCGGTCAACTGCTTGACCCTCTGGAGTGTCGGGTCTGTGTCTCCTGCTGTGGCGCCTGTCCCAGGGAAGCGTCCTACTCTGCTGAAATCAGGTACATGTTCTGAATTGTTCTGGCTGAGTCGAAGCCTTCGTGCACGGATCCCCAATGACCTGCAACTAGCAGTAACTGCTGTGGAGCTGAGAGGGGGAGAAGGGGACAGCGAGGTGTCTGGGGACAAGGACAGTCGAGCCACGTCAGGGGATAAGGCTTCTCTGTGACACAggtctgaaaacaaaagaaaatcattgcAAAGTAGCTGTCATTACTCTCTGTAATCTACTGATATATCATTTGTTATGTCTTTGTTTTCAACTTAGATATTATTGTGGATAGAcgatcatcatcatttttaaattctctccattttcaCCCGCAACATCTCTCCTTATTCAGTGAGTATTCACCTGGGGAAAGAGACTGGACAGAGGAATCTGGTGAGACAGTAGCTTTACTGCTACCATGTTTCTCCactccatggtcttcatcacTACTGTCGTTCCTCATTCCACAAaagccttcttcttcttctccatcatcatcatcaccttctccctcttctgcATCACTATGCTGAATAGTCAGGACTTGTGgtaatctgtctgtctctatggCCTGAAGACGCCTGAAAGACAATGTAGAGAGGTATTTAGTTTCATCTTCCGAGGGGGAAAACAGGCTGACACCTGAAGTGAGGAACAAACTATAAGACTTCTGAGCCCAACTATCCATGTAACTGAGTGTGCATGGTCTGTCATCACAAGccagatgttaaaaaaatagtCTTCATATCATTTAGTGTGATTCCAGCTTATGAAAAAGGGCAAGTAGTTAGTACCTGCTGTGCTGTTCCCTCCAAGCTCTAAGCTCAGCAAAAACATCAACACGCTCTCTAACATCAGCCTCCTCAAGGTCATACGTGTGTTCTGGCACATGGATGGGCAGATCACAAAGTGTGGATGTAGACCTGGTGGGTGCTGTCTATGAGACGGAAGAGACAGCAAATGAGTGGGAGGGATAGGAGACAGTAGACAATagtaaagatttttttaatttaaggaATTTTTGCTTCTTCTTCCAAAACACACCACCTACCCTCAGCTTTTCTCGCCTGGATCGAATAGCCTGGACTGAGTTTCCACAGAACAGGATCTTGCCAGCTCCTTCATGAATCAACAGGTGAGAGGTGGATATCAGTGAACTGAGCTGTTTTCAGACACAAACAAGTCCTCTTGGTGGCAGTGTGGAGTAAGGATTGCTGTTGACAGTGTTTATCTGTGCAGGGTGATGCTAATGAGAAGAAAACTGGCACCAAAACTAAATGCAACGTACGGGTGGAAATGGTCCTGATAGGTCAGATTCTTGTGATTTGTTTACTGTGACAGACATAGTTAATCAAGGCACTACAGCAGTGACATACACATGTTATAACAATGGAGAAGTTCAGACAATGTGGCTGGATGGAGAAGATCTCACAGTGGAAACATAAGCACGAGAGAGCCTAACCATGTGTCAGGATGCCGGTTTCTGTTGCTACATCGGAGTCTGCAGAAGCAGGTCTGGATCCAGGAGGCGAGAGAGCTCCAGGCCTGGTCGATGACATGGGTCTGGAGCCAGTATGGGGTCTGGAGCCTGCTGATGAGGGGGGCCAGACACCAGAGTGGCTGGAAACAGGGCGCCTGGCTGAGGCGGGTCTGCTGTATGGCCATGCACCGTCTGCTGTTTCCTctacaaagacaaaaagtgaGTGGGCCATTGTAATTAACTGGTTTGCATCAAATGACGCAAAAcaacatatagacacacacaccgtctcCAGTGGCTGCCTGAGAGGAGGTGCATTCTCTGATGGTGTTTCGGAGAATGGCCCAGTCTTCTCCCATGATGCTGATGCAGCTACGCccgtcctcctccacctttaaATCGTCTAGGTAACGCAGCTGAGGGACCAAGTCTCTCACTGCAGCCCGATAGCTATAGTCTGCCGTCTGGGTAGAGGGGGGGGAAGACCAGGAAAGAGCATGATATGAGTTGTAAAGTGTGACTTAAATGTATGTACAGTAGTGTGGACTGCTACACTTTAGTGGGCTTACTCTTCCTCAACACAGGCAAGTGAAATTGTCTGTTTCAGATATCTGGTATTTTAAAGGACATGCACTTTGTGAGGAAAAATGTGTAGAGACTGTTGCATTCTGGAAAATGCGGAATTGTAACTCGTGCCAGATTCAGGCGTCTGATGGGTAGTCTGTGAAGTATCAAACCTGATATGAAACATTGTGCAGTCCATACAGGGAAACACACTGTTTAAACAGGTTGTGATGTTAATTTATATTCTgtgatttcattctgtttaaaaAGGAGGATGCTGCATGTACTGTTTTATGTCACTTAAATACTTTCACCAGCACATCAAACGAGATGATCCATTGTTTTGTGCAGATAAGTTTAATGGCATGTAGCCTGTTGTGTACATAACAATGatttttccaaaaaagttgcAGCGCTGTCAATACAGTCAATCAAGTCAGTGCTGCATTAGCAGTCCAAACTTAAGACAGTCTAAAATTGTCAGCAGTTAGCATCACATTAAGATGATGCATATTAGCTAGCCTTAATTATATCTTTTTACACTCAGCATGAACTATTACGATGCTTTAATGAGCTCTGTGGACCTTGACTTCTAATAAGGAAGTAAAAGACATACAGCTATGCAGGTTAATAAGTAGTGCAACTAAAGTCTATAATGGGCAGTTTGCACTGAGGTTTGGTCTTTAATcggcacacacagaaagagagagagagagagagagagtggagacaGTGCAGTGAATCACTGAGCTCCTGAGCGATCAAATTAGAGCTCTGCACTTCTGCCCTTCACCAAACCACACAGatgtaatgaatgaaaaagagagtgaaaggcTGGCAGGGAGGAAacgaaagagaaaagaggaggagaatgaggacTGGGTGAAAGGAAGTGAGcggatgtgtgcgtgtgtgtgtgtgtgtgtgtgtgtgtgtgtgtgtgtgtgtgtgtgtgtgtgtgtgtgtgtgtgatgggaagagagaggaaCCAAGAAGACTGATAGTTTGGCAAGACAGCAAACCCAAGGACCCTTCAGTCACTACAAAGCACAGGCCTAATGCATATTCAGCTCAGCATCTCCCCTCATTGCCCTAGTTTCCTAATTAATGCTCTGCTGGTGggtgtaaataaacacattcacagtgGCCCAAAAAACTCACAGCACACTGTGTCTCGAATCAGCAGAGGGTGGAAATGCAGCTTCTACCCTGTGTATCCAGCTACACTCAGTATCACTGAATATGCGCGCGGTGAGCTGCCTTATGCACAGGCCAtttatttccaaataaaaatgtaCTGGCTAATAATGAAACAATATGTCTGCGTTATGGTGTCTCCACAGAAGAGTGTCCCAGCTATGTGGCTGTTATGTTCGATTATGCCGATGCCTCCTGCTCTCCCTGTATCCTATCTGGTGTGCTGAAGACCCAGCTACAGAGTGGTGAGATCACACAGATACTTTCATGTCTCAGCACATGCTAATTACATTTCAGTCATTATCTGACAAAGGGCTGAAAGCCTGCTAGCACAGGAGAGACAACTAACTAAATGATACCTACATCAAAGCCACATGTTGCATTTGCAAGTTGGATTTTACCACATCAACATCGGTCTAGCTCCTTGCTCAAGCTTTTATTCAGGTCCACCCATTCtctgttttttatatatatcttTTACCACATTTCTCCTACTTTGCAGTACTTGGTACTGGCTACATCAGGTGACAGTGATGCAGGATTTTAAGTGCATTCTTCTGCAGTGCTAATCTGCATAAGAATATCAGATAAATATATATTACACATTTGCATAGAAAATGTCCCAACACACACAACTCCATCAAAAGTTCTTCTTGCATCATTGTCAGTGCATTATCATTCTTAGATGATGACATGACAGCTGTTGGTCTTAAATACAGGACAGGCAGATACAAGACTTTTGTTGCTAATATTGGCTCTCCCTCCTGTCTCAAATTCCACTACACTTCCTTTGGAAAAATGCTTGTTTGTCAAATATCTGTGTCTGCTGAATCACAAAGGACAAACAAGGAGCCTGACAAGGACAGGCAGATAAGTCTGGGGAAGGAAAAGCCAGCATTTGGAGTTCAATCTGGTCTATGTGACCTTATTCAAGTGCCATCTCTTTTCACAGGAGGTGACAAATGTATAATATTTAGTTTTATAGTCTAAACAGCATCAGCAGAACATGACCCTACCTGGATGGCAGTCGGGTttgggcgcacacacacagggttgcCCTCCAGGGTGAGTTTCTGGAGTTTGCCACACAACCCCAGATACTGAACCTGGACTAGGTCATCCACATTGTTCCCTTCCAGATCCAACAGCTGCAGGTTCTCCAGCATGCCAACCTGACTCAGGTCTGACACACTGTTGTAGGCCATGTACAACTCCTGAAACGGAAAAAGGTTCTGTGATGACTAATCAACATTATATCATTACTCACAGATATATGGAAATGACCCACAGCACTGTTCAAGTCATCATGGCTTATGTTAAGATAAGAAACAAATTTTAAAGCAATtatagaaatgtgttttcctttgatCTAGtatacattttacacattttaataaAGTTAGAAAAGCATAGCACTGGATAGCACTTGTGATTTTTAGCCCAAAACAGTTTTCTGATTTGTTGAACTGTCTCAATCTGAAACCTATAAACTCTACCttgagggaagagaaagaagaaatgcCATCTAAGTCTTGTAGGGAGCAGCAAGGCATCCACAGCACCTGCAGGTGGGAGAGGGTGGTTCCCAGGTCTCTAAGGAGACAAAATAGCACAGACTTGATTTAGAGGCAGGGAGGGGAGTTACGCAACCTTGTGAATCACGAGGAAGGCTATCCAGTCCCTTTGGCCACTGAGGCTAGAAGCTCTTTTCTCTTCGCTCTTGCAGACCTCTACTCTGCCGCCCATTTGTCTCTGCTGCACACCCCTGCTCTGACCCTTCCAGCAGCGTCTCAGCCAGTGTATCTACATCCCTGTAACACCCTCTTCACAACAGCTCCCACAGCCCAGAGCAGGAAATGCTATCAGAGGTAGTGCACGTCCgtctggctctgctctgctaCTCTCAGGGTGGAGCAGACAGCTCCCTATCTCTCTGCTTGTACTCTCTTATTCCTCTCAATTCTCCACCTGTCCTGTTATAAGGAcagcttactgtgtgtgtgtgtgtgtgtgtgtgtgtgtgtgtgtgtgtgtgtgtgtgtgtgtgtgtgtgtgtgtgtgtgtgtcattctggaGGTCTATTGCTTGTCTTCTGTCCGATTTGATGACACAGCTGTGGCTACAATCAGACTGGTAGGACAATCCAGGAGAAACTgcatatttcctttctttttttccctttttttcctgtctttgtctaAATGGACAAATCTGAAAGGTGATATGCCACTAACCTCTCTGTGTCCTATTGTGAGACAGGTGAGTGAGCCTGTTCTCCACGGGTATCCATCCCTAAGAATGAACCCAACACCACAGATGCTGGTGTCTGCTGATCACAAGCAGCAACATGCATCTTCCTTATGAAAGCATTGTAGTGCAAGTCCCTGTTGGAAAACCTTGACAGAGCTGAGCCCTCCACCTGCACTGCAACCAAATTacactttttttctcccatcaAGTACACATCTCTGTGACTTGAGACCTTCTATTCTGCTTCCAAGCACTGTCTCTCATTAAAACGTGTGCTCTAGGACACATGTGACCAGTATGAAACATGATAGTAATTCCCATTGGTCCATCACTGCTCTAGGTCAAACTGTAGTTTTCTTCATGGAAAGACCCAGACCTGCTTACTTTGTTTCTTAACAAAAGCTAAATATGAAAAGTGACAAGTAGCGTATATCAGTAGTATAAATTCTGGTTTGTTTCACAccatatttcatttttgtttttgggaTTTGCAGTTTCTTGAGGATTTGTAGTTTTCCATGAAGTGATGTCAACatgagtgtgactgtgtgttctCCTCGGAACATAACCAAAAAGAAGTTAGTATTTGTGTTATTTAACTTCACACTTACCTTACTGACATGATCATGCTGTTGTTCATTCTGAGCTGCACCAGCCTGGGCAAGTACACACCTACAAGAcgatcaaacaaacaaagccatGTCTCTCACTTTCATCTAACAGTGGCACCATTATTTATTGGGTTTTAAACTAGCCTCCTGGCACAATTCCAAATTCATCTCATCAGGTGTTCAATTAGCTAAAAGGATGAGTGCAGATAGCGGCAGGTTAGGCATGACTCAAACATGCTCTGTCATGCCTGCACTCATTGTGAAATCTATTTTCTGAGGACAAAGGTAAGCGTAATGAAGACGCTCCTTCACCATTATCAATTCTTTCATCTTAGGTTGGCACACCTGACAGGAAATCTATCATGGATACATTGTGTGAGTCAGAGCAATGTGTTGTGGTTTGTAACTGTCTATTTAGTCATTATAAGGAACATCTGTTATGCATCATTATTGTGCACAGTGTCAAAAACTCTATTGGTTTTataaaaatgaactaaaatgtAAAAGGAGTTAATGAGCGCATGGCCATGTTTGCATCATGAACACcagataaaaacaataaaaccaataCCACCAACAAACAGAGGGCTCTCATGTGTACACATGCAAACTTTGTACCTCTGCCATATGGTTTGAAATAGTAAGTCATGATTTACATATGTAAATGCTTTGATGTTCTGTATGTCTTACCAAAGTTACCCAGTGAGTATTCTTGTGTGTCTACGCAGATCTCCAGCGAGGTCACACGAGAGAGGTCCCCAGTTCCACAAAGCAATTCCTGAGAGGAACAGAAATTACCAGTACCAGTACCAGTACCAGCAGCTGACCACTACTGGCATGCTGAACTGGGTTTAGTCTTCACTTGACATATTTTCATCATCCAGTATTTACCTCAGACATACACCTGTGTTGATGTGATGAATTTTGTGAAGGCTGTAATGTGAAATAATTCTGTCTGCCCATCTCACTTTgaaaattcattttctctcattgcTGTTCATAAAGCAGTCAATCGGGCATAGGGAAGGGCAATAACAGAATCATCTCACCATAATACACTGCAGACAGGACGCATACAGTAGGCGATAAATCTGATCTCCAATAATAGAGATTTTCTTAGGGCTGGCTTTTTATGCACATTGATTAAGCATGTGaatgagacaaagacaaggGAGAACAGGGTGAATCAGTTGGGTAAATACTGACCGTATCCTCAGGCATGTCTACCAACTTACCAGCTTCTCCGGAGAGAAGTAAGGCTCCACTGCCGTTTCAGAGTCCTCGCGGGGTTTTGTGGTAGGGGTTGGGTTGCTGTGGCTCGATCCTTTCAGCTCAGTCACTCGTAGCAGTGCTGTACCGGGCCGAACCTCCTGGGGCACATACCCATGACAGCAACTCATCTTTCACGGCGACCTAAAATGACCTGCAATGAAAGCGTCCCGACAACATTGGTTTATTgactttctaaaaaaaaaagaagaaagaagtgaAAATGCTGTGAAATAATCTATCTATACCCGTCCTTTAGCAGCGTTaaattagctagctaacaagctagcGTTAACTAACGTTACTACTGAATGGTTAAACAATGATAACACCTGAGGCAAATGAATCAATATTCCACTCTAACCTAATACCAACAACGTGCACTTTATAAATTAATGTTATTCGGTATCTTTTCTAACAATATGTATTTACCTGCTACATGAAACTGCATGCTAAAAAGCTCTACGGTGTACCATTTACAGACTGAGAGCACTTTTCTCACAAGCAAAAGTTTGCTTGACAACCATAGACGACTTCCTGGATACGGCACTGAGAGACCCGTGGCTCTCTGGGATATGTAGTGCATGCGTAACAGTTAGCTCTTGAGAACAGCTCGAGGGGAGACGTTGCCACTATTAGCAACCCCTGTAACCCGCCAACGCTGGTGTAGTGCTGCCTTCAAATGCTGAGTGTAAACTCTGTCTTTGGAGAAGTGATCTCCCAAAGTCATGTGTTCACCATTGTAATACCGCTCGTTTATATAGAAAGCGATATTTTCCTCCATGCCTGATAATCTGTATTACATACCATGTTGCATAGACCTACTTTTTGATACGGTGTCataatgaagaggaaaaagaggagccAAGTCGGAACGatcaatgttttcttttaatgaagCACACTGTAATAAGGAAAAACCGAAACAATAACTGGTGTCAAAAAATTTACCGCTGAATCTGAATCCAGTTTCCCTAAT
This sequence is a window from Chaetodon trifascialis isolate fChaTrf1 chromosome 10, fChaTrf1.hap1, whole genome shotgun sequence. Protein-coding genes within it:
- the lrrc56 gene encoding leucine-rich repeat-containing protein 56, translating into MSCCHGYVPQEVRPGTALLRVTELKGSSHSNPTPTTKPREDSETAVEPYFSPEKLELLCGTGDLSRVTSLEICVDTQEYSLGNFGVYLPRLVQLRMNNSMIMSVRDLGTTLSHLQVLWMPCCSLQDLDGISSFSSLKELYMAYNSVSDLSQVGMLENLQLLDLEGNNVDDLVQVQYLGLCGKLQKLTLEGNPVCVRPNPTAIQTADYSYRAAVRDLVPQLRYLDDLKVEEDGRSCISIMGEDWAILRNTIRECTSSQAATGDEETADGAWPYSRPASARRPVSSHSGVWPPSSAGSRPHTGSRPMSSTRPGALSPPGSRPASADSDVATETGILTHGAGKILFCGNSVQAIRSRREKLRTAPTRSTSTLCDLPIHVPEHTYDLEEADVRERVDVFAELRAWREQHSRRLQAIETDRLPQVLTIQHSDAEEGEGDDDDGEEEEGFCGMRNDSSDEDHGVEKHGSSKATVSPDSSVQSLSPDLCHREALSPDVARLSLSPDTSLSPSPPLSSTAVTASCRSLGIRARRLRLSQNNSEHVPDFSRVGRFPGTGATAGDTDPTLQRVKQLTGTDVPLLPPAAHIPRPPASSAPSERLMDSCAEMDLSSVQSGNKHFQSRQTSKLLDRATITRPHTAGAALQKHHPHRILQPCRGSSHPD